The Candidatus Omnitrophota bacterium genome contains a region encoding:
- a CDS encoding GspE/PulE family protein, whose protein sequence is MNELLKKMIEAKQISSVDVEVLNQETAAGKAAAQSEEDVLRWLAKEYGISYTDLEDVEPDRQLLSLFPARVLLKHEILPLQRKNGVVEAAVSRLYDAEGMDALKLLTGMKIVPVLAPCEAIQREMKKRLGVGADTLGTLEEESTLQVVDENKDEDADLENAAGDASIVRFVNQVLGDAIALRSTDIHLEPFEDELRIRYRIDGVLQDVPVPAQIKRFQPAIVSRVKILSHLDIAEKRLPQDGRIKIRLVDHEVDVRVSVIPMLHGEAVVMRLLRQDASLMNLAELGMGERELCLFKDLLQLPHGIVLVTGPTGSGKTTTLYSALNEINDASRKIITIEDPIEYHIRGVNQIQVSEKSGLTFARGLRAILRHDPDVLLIGEIRDAETAQIAVQASLTGHLVFSTLHTNDAPGALTRLVDMGVEPYLVASSLESVLAQRLVRVLCPHCKEEDRSAKAKYYRDKIGMPPEQPLYRPVGCRFCRQTGYHGRRGVFELMELNDEIRQMILKDCSSGEIREAARRNGLRFLSEDGWRLVAEGATTVDEVLRVTKDEKVNEPVYRNGHSFAYSGEGNGITAPIGRS, encoded by the coding sequence ATGAACGAATTGTTAAAAAAGATGATCGAGGCCAAACAAATCTCGTCCGTAGACGTGGAAGTCTTGAACCAAGAAACCGCGGCGGGAAAAGCGGCGGCGCAATCGGAGGAAGACGTTCTCCGATGGCTGGCGAAAGAGTATGGAATTTCTTACACGGATCTGGAAGACGTAGAGCCGGATCGGCAACTGTTGTCGCTATTTCCCGCCCGGGTTTTGCTCAAGCACGAGATACTGCCCCTGCAGCGCAAGAATGGAGTCGTAGAAGCCGCCGTCAGCCGTTTGTACGACGCCGAGGGGATGGATGCGCTTAAATTATTGACGGGGATGAAAATCGTTCCCGTGCTGGCGCCTTGCGAAGCTATTCAGCGGGAGATGAAAAAACGCCTCGGCGTCGGCGCGGACACCCTCGGCACGTTGGAAGAGGAATCCACGCTGCAAGTCGTAGACGAAAACAAGGATGAAGACGCCGATCTGGAAAACGCGGCGGGAGACGCCTCCATCGTACGCTTCGTCAACCAGGTTCTCGGCGACGCCATCGCGCTGCGATCCACGGATATCCACTTGGAGCCGTTCGAGGACGAATTGCGCATCCGCTACCGCATCGACGGCGTACTGCAGGATGTTCCCGTCCCCGCCCAGATCAAACGCTTTCAACCCGCGATCGTCTCCCGCGTCAAAATTCTCAGCCATCTCGACATCGCCGAAAAGCGGCTGCCGCAGGACGGACGCATCAAAATCCGGCTGGTCGATCACGAGGTGGATGTGCGCGTTTCCGTCATCCCCATGCTGCACGGCGAGGCGGTAGTCATGCGGCTGCTGCGGCAGGACGCCTCTCTGATGAACCTGGCGGAATTGGGCATGGGCGAGCGGGAACTTTGTTTATTCAAGGATTTGCTCCAGCTGCCTCATGGCATCGTGTTGGTTACGGGGCCGACTGGCAGCGGCAAGACGACTACGCTCTATTCCGCTCTCAACGAAATTAACGACGCCTCGCGCAAAATCATCACCATTGAGGATCCCATCGAGTATCACATCCGGGGCGTCAACCAAATCCAGGTTTCGGAAAAATCGGGATTGACCTTCGCCCGCGGCTTGCGGGCGATACTGCGCCACGACCCCGACGTTCTGCTCATCGGCGAAATCCGCGATGCGGAAACGGCTCAAATCGCCGTCCAAGCCTCCTTGACGGGCCACTTAGTATTTTCCACCCTCCACACCAACGACGCGCCAGGCGCATTGACCCGTCTGGTGGATATGGGCGTGGAACCATACCTCGTGGCTTCGTCTCTGGAATCGGTGCTGGCTCAACGGCTGGTGCGCGTCCTTTGCCCTCATTGCAAAGAGGAGGACCGATCGGCCAAGGCGAAATATTACCGCGATAAGATCGGGATGCCGCCCGAACAACCGCTCTATCGGCCCGTTGGATGCCGTTTTTGCCGTCAAACCGGTTATCACGGACGGCGGGGCGTATTCGAACTGATGGAGCTGAACGATGAAATCCGGCAGATGATTCTGAAGGATTGTTCTTCAGGCGAGATTCGTGAAGCCGCCCGCCGCAATGGTTTGCGTTTTTTGAGCGAAGACGGTTGGCGGCTGGTAGCCGAAGGCGCAACCACTGTGGACGAGGTATTGCGGGTAACGAAGGACGAGAAAGTCAACGAACCGGTTTATCGCAATGGGCATTCTTTTGCTTATTCCGGAGAGGGAAATGGAATTACTGCTCCAATAGGACGGAGTTGA
- a CDS encoding alpha-galactosidase translates to MFRKYAFFLTCVIFISPIGADVITPTNNPQGWIIQTNSSTYQTAIASDGAVIPIYYGPTANFLELDGAPLKVNPKVGSAVREVPFRGGYVRQIPAVEVVYADHTRDADLIYQSSAILEIDGRPALRIDLKDPEYGLRVSSYIRVIAEKDILEKWLVLKNAGEEKILIENAQSGSIQLPKGEYDLFHLSGQWGREFMLQRARLTPGVKTIQQRDFVGHENPPWFAAAPAEEISETSGGVWFGSLAWSGNWRLDFEKVLWGDVQICGGINFWDSSWTLDPGEEFATPKIVFGYAPDGLGGASLRMHEYIKRDVMRPAFRDAMRPVLYNSWYATTFNVNEEQQLALAKSAKEIGVELFVIDDGWFKGRNDDRAGLGDWTVDKNKFPNGLQPMIQKINDLGLDFGLWVEPEMVNPDSDLYRAHPDWVFYYPKRVRHEGRNQLMLNLARKDVCAYLYESLSALLSENNIRFVKWDRNRPLTDPGWPAADPETQREVRIRYTLNLYQLIADLEKRFPDVLFEVCSGGGGRNDLGIYSLMDQIWTSDNTDPADRVEIQYGFLHAFPAKLMVAWITDEDWHHVKPSLPFRFHSSMSGVLGIGMDLTKWTKEECAEAAKFIAEYKEIRPLVQDGICHRLISPFERNRAAVEYVNRDGSEAVLFLYSLFENREGAAPTSRDEQTVRLRGLEPNAVYELSGGRGGKASGAALMNYGIPWFVRGSFQSAIVKLKKSAQ, encoded by the coding sequence ATGTTTCGAAAGTACGCTTTTTTTCTAACATGCGTTATCTTTATCTCGCCGATCGGCGCCGATGTGATTACCCCAACGAACAATCCTCAGGGGTGGATTATTCAAACGAATTCTTCCACCTATCAAACCGCCATAGCCAGCGATGGCGCCGTAATTCCTATTTATTATGGTCCTACAGCGAATTTCCTGGAATTGGACGGCGCTCCGCTTAAGGTGAATCCCAAAGTCGGCAGCGCCGTGCGCGAAGTTCCTTTCCGAGGCGGTTATGTCCGTCAAATTCCCGCGGTGGAAGTGGTTTATGCCGATCATACGCGCGACGCGGATTTAATCTATCAATCCTCCGCCATCCTGGAGATCGATGGCCGCCCCGCGCTGCGCATCGATCTGAAAGATCCCGAATACGGCCTACGCGTCTCTTCCTATATCCGCGTAATCGCCGAGAAGGATATTTTGGAAAAATGGCTGGTATTGAAAAATGCGGGAGAAGAAAAAATCCTGATTGAAAATGCGCAATCAGGTTCCATTCAGTTGCCTAAAGGCGAATACGATCTCTTTCATCTCAGCGGGCAATGGGGGCGGGAGTTCATGCTGCAACGCGCTCGCCTGACGCCGGGAGTCAAAACGATCCAGCAGCGGGATTTCGTTGGGCATGAAAATCCACCCTGGTTCGCCGCGGCGCCCGCCGAGGAGATATCCGAAACGTCGGGCGGCGTCTGGTTCGGCAGCCTGGCCTGGAGCGGCAACTGGCGCCTCGATTTCGAGAAAGTCTTATGGGGGGACGTGCAAATTTGCGGCGGGATTAACTTTTGGGATTCGTCCTGGACGCTCGATCCCGGCGAGGAATTTGCGACGCCGAAAATCGTATTCGGATACGCTCCCGACGGATTGGGCGGCGCCTCGCTGCGGATGCACGAATACATTAAGCGCGACGTTATGCGCCCCGCTTTCCGCGATGCGATGCGGCCGGTGCTTTACAACAGCTGGTACGCCACCACGTTTAACGTAAACGAAGAACAGCAATTGGCCCTGGCCAAATCCGCCAAGGAGATTGGCGTGGAACTCTTCGTCATCGACGACGGTTGGTTCAAAGGCCGCAATGACGATCGCGCCGGTCTGGGCGATTGGACGGTGGACAAGAATAAATTCCCCAACGGTCTTCAACCCATGATCCAAAAGATCAACGATCTAGGCTTGGATTTCGGCCTCTGGGTGGAGCCGGAGATGGTTAATCCCGACAGCGATCTCTATCGCGCCCATCCCGATTGGGTTTTTTACTATCCTAAGCGCGTTCGCCATGAAGGACGCAATCAGCTGATGCTCAACCTGGCGCGCAAAGACGTTTGCGCCTATCTCTACGAATCGTTGAGCGCGCTTTTGAGCGAAAACAACATACGCTTCGTCAAGTGGGACCGCAACCGGCCTCTCACCGATCCCGGCTGGCCTGCCGCCGATCCTGAAACCCAGCGCGAAGTCCGCATCCGTTATACTCTCAATTTATATCAATTAATCGCCGATTTGGAAAAGCGCTTTCCCGACGTTCTCTTCGAGGTATGCTCCGGCGGCGGCGGGCGCAACGATTTGGGGATATATTCCCTTATGGATCAAATCTGGACCAGCGACAACACCGACCCCGCCGACCGCGTTGAAATCCAATACGGCTTTCTGCACGCCTTTCCGGCGAAACTGATGGTCGCCTGGATCACCGATGAGGATTGGCATCATGTCAAACCGTCGCTGCCATTCCGCTTCCATTCTTCCATGAGCGGCGTGCTAGGCATTGGCATGGATTTGACTAAATGGACGAAGGAAGAATGCGCCGAGGCGGCGAAATTCATCGCCGAATATAAGGAAATCCGCCCGCTGGTTCAGGATGGGATTTGCCATCGGCTTATTTCCCCCTTCGAGCGCAACCGCGCCGCTGTGGAATACGTCAACCGTGACGGATCGGAAGCCGTCCTCTTCCTCTACAGCCTCTTCGAAAACCGCGAAGGCGCTGCGCCCACCAGCCGTGACGAACAAACCGTCCGCCTGCGCGGCCTCGAGCCAAACGCGGTTTACGAACTGTCCGGCGGACGCGGCGGCAAAGCTTCCGGCGCCGCGTTGATGAATTACGGCATCCCCTGGTTCGTCAGGGGGAGTTTTCAGAGCGCTATTGTGAAATTGAAGAAATCGGCGCAGTAA
- a CDS encoding DUF1080 domain-containing protein: MNSLRRRAAASLAGFALVFCVFAITANARLWRHEGLLIDSLDMTYIQEHLNREPWKSAWEDLQKRCQDETEIAPEREFPLLYDRIAALSVRCAIQKQSGDVKRLVQAMKALQSYSQERSGSALNDILLGAIAFENIRQNEATPPDFQKDIQQWLAQARLESSENDPWLAPVRMAVGVVNENEPLYQQGEQVFIDLLKNQYNDDGSPRESLPLEVQVNRISPLLIAAEIANHHSDLFYGNDLYHYSFGPKNLHRLCVYLFGEWKKNREVKLDRWGWLELAAKTYGEPEWLNAIGQLRPIFDNWFGGPVTLTHARQLETGLLDFGLAPDGFFWLYNKKDLTGWQYSARKPHNIDPNDFYVEDGVFYTKGASDHWLMTDRMYDYFILRLEYRIGVGSNSGILIWAPIPGRPSKAGFEVQLLDDAGQPPKINGSGSLYNVVAPTTNAQKPAGEWNEVEITCDNPHLKVKLNGQIVQDINLDQFPETQGHRRRGYIGLQDHSHKVAFRNVRIQCLLPAELRRQ; the protein is encoded by the coding sequence ATGAATAGCCTGCGCCGCCGGGCCGCCGCATCGCTGGCAGGATTCGCCCTAGTTTTCTGCGTCTTTGCCATAACCGCCAACGCGAGGCTATGGCGCCATGAGGGACTGCTTATCGACAGTCTCGACATGACGTATATCCAAGAACATTTGAATCGGGAGCCGTGGAAAAGCGCTTGGGAGGATTTGCAAAAACGCTGCCAAGACGAGACGGAAATAGCTCCCGAACGCGAATTCCCCCTTTTATACGATCGAATCGCCGCTTTGAGCGTCCGATGCGCCATCCAAAAGCAATCCGGCGACGTCAAGCGGCTTGTGCAGGCGATGAAGGCATTGCAGAGCTATTCCCAAGAGCGCAGCGGCTCCGCCTTGAACGATATTCTTCTCGGCGCCATCGCTTTTGAAAACATCCGGCAAAACGAAGCAACGCCGCCCGATTTTCAAAAAGATATTCAGCAATGGCTCGCTCAGGCGCGTTTGGAATCGTCCGAAAACGATCCTTGGCTGGCGCCTGTCCGCATGGCTGTAGGCGTTGTCAACGAAAATGAGCCTCTTTACCAACAAGGGGAACAGGTTTTTATCGATCTATTGAAAAATCAATACAACGACGACGGCTCGCCTCGAGAATCCTTGCCGTTGGAAGTTCAAGTCAATAGGATTTCTCCGCTTCTGATCGCGGCGGAAATCGCCAACCATCACAGCGACCTATTCTACGGCAACGATCTTTATCACTACTCCTTCGGACCCAAAAATCTGCATCGCCTTTGCGTCTATCTTTTCGGTGAATGGAAGAAAAATCGAGAAGTCAAGCTTGATCGTTGGGGTTGGCTGGAGTTAGCGGCGAAAACCTACGGCGAACCCGAATGGCTCAATGCTATCGGCCAACTCCGTCCCATCTTCGACAACTGGTTCGGCGGCCCCGTAACGCTGACTCACGCCCGGCAGTTAGAAACGGGCTTGCTGGATTTCGGCCTTGCTCCCGACGGCTTCTTTTGGTTGTACAATAAAAAAGACTTGACCGGCTGGCAATATTCCGCCCGCAAGCCGCATAATATCGATCCCAACGATTTTTACGTCGAAGACGGCGTCTTTTATACGAAGGGCGCCAGCGATCATTGGTTGATGACCGACCGCATGTACGATTATTTCATCCTGCGCCTAGAATACCGCATCGGCGTTGGCAGCAACAGCGGCATCCTGATTTGGGCGCCCATTCCCGGCCGCCCCTCCAAAGCGGGATTCGAAGTCCAACTGCTCGACGACGCCGGACAGCCGCCCAAGATCAACGGCTCCGGTTCGCTCTATAATGTCGTTGCTCCCACAACAAATGCTCAAAAACCAGCAGGAGAATGGAACGAAGTAGAAATTACTTGCGACAATCCCCATCTGAAGGTTAAGTTGAACGGCCAAATAGTGCAAGATATCAATCTCGACCAATTTCCGGAGACGCAGGGGCATCGCCGCCGCGGCTATATCGGCTTGCAGGATCATTCTCACAAGGTAGCTTTCCGCAACGTGCGGATTCAATGCCTGCTCCCCGCCGAGCTGCGACGACAATAA